The DNA segment GACGTGCAGCTCGCCGGCATCCGCGGTGAGGGGGGTCTGCACGGTGCCCATCAGTACGCCGTCCACGGCCGGAAGTGCGGTGAAGGTGCGGACGAGGGCGCCGGTGACGTCGCGGTCGAGGCTCGGCGAGTACTCGGCTCGGTCACCCGGCAGGCTCAGGACGAGCAAGGTACCGGCGAGTTGGCGTGAGTCGATCAACGTGATCGGTTGGCTGGCACCCCCGGGCGCCGGATCTGCAGCAAGGGCGAGTTCGTCGGGTGCGGCGTCGGCCTCACCGATGAACCAGGCCCACGCCTGTCGGCCGTCCACCTCTGCCATGACCACAGCCCACCGCTCTCCGGGCACCTCGCCGGCGAACACGACGTGCCTTGATGCAACGGGAGACGAGAGCTCGGCACCGCCGGCGCCGAGCGGGCCACTCCACTGCAGGTCCCGGACACCGGCCACGAACTGTGCGTCGTCGGCGAGGGAGCCCCGGACCGGTACGTCGTAGAGACCGTTGGCTCGCGTTGTCGGGGCCGCTACAGATCCATCGGTCCGGTCACCGGGGACCAGTGAGGCGACTCCCACCCCGATCAGGGCGACGGCTACGACAACCGCCGCCCAACTGGCACGAGCCCGACGTTCTCGGCGCACCTCGGCAATTGCCTGCTCGGCCGTCGCGGTTCCTCGCCCGTGACCCACCTGATCGGCGAGGCGAGCGAAGGCGGCGCGGATGTCGCTGTCAAGGTCGTTCATGTCGGCCTCCGGGACGAGAGCGGTGTCTGGGGTCGTGCAGCTGCGGGCCGGAGCTGTGTCCGCAAGGCGGCGAGCCCGCGAGCAGCCTGGGTGCTGACCGTGCTGGTCGAGCAGCTCAGCACGCGCGCGGTCTCGGCCTCGGTGAGGTCTTCGTAGAAGCGCAGGACTAGGACGGCACGCATCCGCGGCGGAAGAAGTCGTAGAGCCGCGCGCAGCTCGTCGCTGACCGCGTGAGCCTGTTGAGGGTCGGCACCTGCTCGATCCGGGATGGTGTCGATGACCTGCTCCCCTGTCATCAGCCGACGCCGCCAGCTGATGTGCGAGGTGACCACCACCCGGCGCACGTACGCCAGCGGCGACTCGGCCTTGGCCACCCGGGACCAGTGTCGGTGCGCCTTCACCAGCGCCGTCTGCACCAGGTCCTCGGCGTGGCCGTGGTCACCGGTCAAGAGATATGCGGTGCGTAGCAGTTGCCGTTCGTGCGCCACCACGAAGGCGGTGAACTCATCGTCCCGCGCGCTCATCCCGCTCCCGTCTCTGTGTGCCCACACCCAGGAGACGCGGTGAGCGCGCTGAAAACCCGACACGGACTGAGTCACGAACAGGTAACGAAACACGCCGCACTCGGCCGTCACGTCGCCAGCTCGCCGTGGTCGACAGGGAGCCGGTTCCCCAGGCCCCTTCCTCAGCGCTGTACACATCGATGACGCACTCGAAGTGCAGTGGCCCGGTCTCTATGCCTTCCGTCTCATGCTGGCCGAGGCGACGACCTTGCGCGCGCAGTCAAAGGCGATGCACTGCTCACTCCGGTAAGACGCCGATCGACGTCATGCCGACCTCCGCGACTGCGTGCTGCCTGAGCCCCGACTGACGCACGAGAGCGTGGCCAGCGGGGACAGATGACCCCGCTGCAGTGCGGATACTGCTCGTTCAGCGCCTCAATGCGGGGGCGGCGGTGACGGCACGGCTCGGTGGCCGACGGCCTCATGCGGCAAGAGGTGCGGACGACTGATGTCGAAAGGGAGATGTGCTGACTGAGATTGAGGACGAGGTCTAGTGCCATGCGCGAGTTCCGGTGGCGATCATGTCCACGCCGGCGCACCATCAAAGGCCTCAAGTGCGCATCAGCTGGCCTGCCATCACCAGATGTCTGCACATCCTCGACGATCCAGCTGACGTGTGCTTTGGGAGCAATGACCAGCGACCTGCCTGAAGCCTGGCCCCTGCAGCCACCGCCGGACACGAGCGGAGCGGCTCAGACGTGGCGTTGGCAGATCAGCAAGCCCGCTCAGCTGACAGCGGCGCGCAATCAGCTTCGCGAGGCGCTGGGCGTCGTCGCGATCCCCGCGAGCGCTGACCAGGACGACATCGACCGGCTGCTGCTCGCATTCGAGGAGTTGGCTTCGAACGGGCTTCGGCACGGTGGGCCGCCGGTGCGTGTGACCGTGGCCGATGGTGAGAACGGGTGGCTCATCGACGTCGACGACGATCGTGTCGATCACGCGCCGCTTCCCGCAGTCGATCGTGACCCCGCCCTCGGGGGCCTCGGACTGCCGTTGATCTCCCGCTTGTCCGAGGAAGTCGGTTGGGCGGTGGTCGGCTCGCGAAAACACGTCTGGGCTCGTCTGCGAGCAACGCCCTCAGAAGCTTAGCCTGCAGGCTCTCGCGACTACGG comes from the Modestobacter italicus genome and includes:
- a CDS encoding SigE family RNA polymerase sigma factor encodes the protein MSARDDEFTAFVVAHERQLLRTAYLLTGDHGHAEDLVQTALVKAHRHWSRVAKAESPLAYVRRVVVTSHISWRRRLMTGEQVIDTIPDRAGADPQQAHAVSDELRAALRLLPPRMRAVLVLRFYEDLTEAETARVLSCSTSTVSTQAARGLAALRTQLRPAAARPQTPLSSRRPT
- a CDS encoding ATP-binding protein, which translates into the protein MTSDLPEAWPLQPPPDTSGAAQTWRWQISKPAQLTAARNQLREALGVVAIPASADQDDIDRLLLAFEELASNGLRHGGPPVRVTVADGENGWLIDVDDDRVDHAPLPAVDRDPALGGLGLPLISRLSEEVGWAVVGSRKHVWARLRATPSEA